The Bifidobacterium asteroides genomic interval CGGGCCATCGACCCGGGCATCGCCCTGGAGCTGATCCTGCGCGGCGGCATTCCCATCGTCAAGAACCGGTATGGAGTCTGGCTGGATGAGGACTGGTGGAACCTGGATGTCTTCGGGGACGGCAACGCCCCCCTGGTGGTGGCCGAGGTGGAGCGTACCGGGCCGGTGACCGACCTGACCATCCCTGATTTTTGCGCCACGGAGATCACCGACGACCCGCGGTTCTCCAACGATGGGCTGGCGGGCCATCCCTTCGGCGACTGGGCTGCCGACTTTGACCGGGAGCTGAAAGCCAGCGGACCGCGCTTCCTCACCAACTTCGACGAGAACCGAGATTCCTGACCCAAAGTCGGCAACTGATCAGTACATCAGTGTGGACAGACGGCGACGGGCCTTGGCCAGCCGAGGATCGGTCGGCTCAGGAATGACGAAGTACTCCAGCAGACGGCGGCGGATGGGATCGGTCTGATCCCGGTGCCCGGCCAGAAAGTCCAGCAGACGATCGAAGGCATCCTGAATCTGGCCGCCGATCATGTCCACATCGGCCACATCCAACTGGGCCTGCAGGTCGTCAGGGGCATCGGCAGCCGCCTGACGGACCCTGCGGACATCGGCCTTGGCCGAACGTGCCATCAGCAGGCACTTGGCCTGCTCACGCTTGGCCAGATCATCGGTCGCGTCAGCCTGGACCAGCTTGCCATAGGCTTCGGCCGCAGCTGCATAGTCGCCCTCCTGGGCCAGCCGGTGGGCCTCCTGATGGGCGGGGGGGATGGCATCAGCCGCTGCCTGGCCGGCCTGCTCCTCCTGCCCCTGGTCGTTGGTCTCCTGGTAGGGGGCGCTGCCGGTGATGCCGGCCTTCTGCGCCATCTGAATCACCTGTGGGATGAGCTGATCGGTGATCTGGTTCATTTCCTCATCGGTGGGCAGCCCCTGCAGGATGGGCATGGGCCGGCCCGCCAGCAGGGCAAAGAGGGCCGGTGCGCCCTGCACCTGGAAGGTCTGGGCGATCTGCGGATTGGACGCGATGTCGATGCGGGAGAGCTGAATGCGCCCCTCCTGGGCATTGACGGTCTGGGCCAGACGGGTCGCCAGAGGGAAGAGGCGGTCGTCGGTGGGCACCCAGAGCAGGATCAAAATGGGGAAGGTGGCTGAGGTCTGAACCATGGCCTGGAAACTGGCCTCCGTGGTATCGATCACGTAGCCGCCGGCAGCGGGTGCACCACCTTTCTGGCCTGGCTCGGCATCGACCTGATGCTTGAGCGCACCCAGGTCGACCGCCCCTGCCAGCGAGACGCCCGGCTGCCCCTGCCCGTTCTTGTTCGCCATGTCAGTCCTCCTAAACCTCGCGACCGCCGACTGCAGCTTCGGCCCGCCCTCGATTGCATACTCCTGGAAGCCAATCTAGTCCAAGGGCCGGGCGTTCACCCAGCGCAATCCCGCCCTTCAGACCGCTTCCACCTTGATGGGTTCACGCTCGGCACCCACGGCTCTGATGGGCTCATGCGAGTCCGCCGAAGGTATGTACAGGGCGATCACGTTGACATAGGTGACCTTCATGGTGCTGGTGGGCTTGCCCTGTCCGAAGAGGGCCTTCTCGGCATCCGAGGCCGGCGAGGACTCGCGGCCCTCACCCGCCTGCCTGGTCCAGACCGAATCAATCCGGGCCACGACCAGATCGCCTCCATCGGAGGAGTGCATGACCCGCAGCTGCCCCTGCGCCGGGGTGAAGGTCTGCGACTGGCTGCCTTTGTTGGCTTCGATCCCCTGCTGGACCACCTGGGTCAGCGTGCCCAGGGAGGTGCGGAAGTCATCCTGGGCGAACTCCTTGGCAAACTTGCTGTCCTGGGGATTCTGCAGGAGGTCGGCATAGCGGCGCACGGCCTCCACCGGCGTAGCCTTGAGACCCTGATCGTCGCCCTCCCCCATTCTGGCGCCGATGGTGGCCACCGGGAACTTGGGCAGCTGGGCCCCCTGGAAGAGCCGGGCCACCCCCCAGAGTTTGTAGTTCTCATGGGCGGACTCCTGTTCCAGAACCAAGAGGCGTTTGGACTGCTGATCCTGCGTGGTGGTGGTAATCGAAAAGACCGAGCGCGGCCAGCCCGGATCGCCGGGGATGACCGTCTGGGCGATGGTGGCAGGAATGGTTGTCTTAGGATCCAGCTGCCCGGTGGCCTGGGCAATGGTCAGCTCGCTGGTGCGGATCTCCAGCTGGGGGCCGCTGACCCGCTGGTCCAGCCCGGCCGGATCCTTGGCCTCGTTGGCCTGATCCAGAACCGCCCCGATGCTCTTGCGTATGCGGGCCTCCTGGGCAGGGGTCAGATTGGGCGCAGGAGTGGTGGTTGCGGTGCTCTGAGGCTCGGTCCGGCGAGCTTGGGGGACCTGCCCCTCGCAGGCAGACAGTCCCGGCAGGAGGGCCAGGGATAAGGCCAGAGCCGCTGCAGCCGCCACCTTGTTCATCGGCTTGTTCTTACTCATCAGCGCTCCTCCTCCCCTTCGTGGGCAAGCCTGGCCAGGTAGGAGGCCATCTCCTGACTGCTGATGACCCTGGTGGACGACACATCGTCGGCTCCCCGATCGCCGCTGACGGTGCGGCCGTCACTGTCTTCCTGTTGGTCGGCGACCAGATTCCGATTGCGCGGATCAATCACCACGGGCGGCCTGGGCGGGGGCCCTGGATCCCCCTGTCGCGCCTGGCCGCGGGCATGACGCCGACGCCGGCCCGAGGCCGAGCTGCGCCGTTGCCCCAGGCCAGGCAGAATGGCGCTTCCCAGGGCCTGGGCCACGCTGACCTCGGGGGTTTCCTCAGACTCCTGCTCGGGCTCGGTCTGCTTGCGGCGCTTGGCCGGATCCATGGCGAAGACCGTAGCCGAAAGAACGGCCAGCAGGGCCAGCAGCCCGCCGGCAAAGTAGAAGGGCATGGCAAAGTTAGGCAGCTTGTCCCGCTGCCAGAGCATCTCCAGCCCCAGGGAAGGAGAGCCCTGGGGAACCGCCACCAGCAGGACGGCCTGCGGGTCGTCGGTCTTCAGGGACATCGACACGCTGCTGTCAGAACAGGTGACCTGTTTCCACATATCCGAGTCCTGAAAGGCTACGCCCTGATCACGTTTGACGGCCTTGCCTGGGCTGGTGTCCCTGCCGACGGACAGGGTCTGCCAATCATCCAGGCCACGCACCCGGGCCACATCATGCCCGGCCGTCCAGCCAGCCGCATCTTTGGCCGTGGTCAGAGCCATGCAGATGGTCGGCTTTTGCGACTTGTGCCCTGTGGACCCGGAGGCCCCGGCAGAGGCCGCATCCACACGCATGGTCACTCTGCTGTCCACCAAGGGAAGCACACCTGGATCGGTCACTACATAAGATGCCTTCGTGCGCGCATGTGCATCCACGTGAGCCGAAGGCCTCCAGACCGTGGCGTTCATGATGCCCAGCACAATGGCCGCCACAGCCAGCAATCCGAAGATGGGGGTGACGATGCCGCGCATGATCATGCTGTGACGCGAGGGCTTGTCAGGCCGCGTCATCTCATCGGTTTCTTCGGGTACTTGCTCCATATTATCGACATTCTACCGTCGGCT includes:
- a CDS encoding co-chaperone YbbN is translated as MANKNGQGQPGVSLAGAVDLGALKHQVDAEPGQKGGAPAAGGYVIDTTEASFQAMVQTSATFPILILLWVPTDDRLFPLATRLAQTVNAQEGRIQLSRIDIASNPQIAQTFQVQGAPALFALLAGRPMPILQGLPTDEEMNQITDQLIPQVIQMAQKAGITGSAPYQETNDQGQEEQAGQAAADAIPPAHQEAHRLAQEGDYAAAAEAYGKLVQADATDDLAKREQAKCLLMARSAKADVRRVRQAAADAPDDLQAQLDVADVDMIGGQIQDAFDRLLDFLAGHRDQTDPIRRRLLEYFVIPEPTDPRLAKARRRLSTLMY